Proteins encoded within one genomic window of Ranitomeya variabilis isolate aRanVar5 chromosome 4, aRanVar5.hap1, whole genome shotgun sequence:
- the PIGU gene encoding GPI-anchor transamidase component PIGU — MAAPLVLVVLVAVTIRAVLFRSSLTAFISERVEVVSPLNSWKRVVEGMSLLDLDVSPYSGDLFHETPLIIYLFHFLVDYSEIVFMLTDALTAVALYLAVQEYNKVLFKQQKLYLELNKYATGAHELLRMPAEMYYIPLKVALFYLLNPYTVLSCVAKSTCAINNAIIAVFILATVKGSPLLSAVFLSLATYQSLYPVTLFPAALLYLLQREFIPVKMSSSGFWILTCQYSSLYLGSLAILICHSFFLLNSWDFVPSVYGFILSVPDLTPNIGLFWYFFAEMFAHFSLFFVCVFQINVFFYTVPLTIKLKDHPVFLMFIQIAIICIFKSYPTVGDVALYMALLPMWSHLSRFLRNIFIVSCMLVVCSLLFPVLWHLWIYAGSANSNFFYAITLSFNVAQILLVSDYFYAFLRREYHLHHGLYLTKKDGTEATLILN, encoded by the exons ATGGCTGCGCCTTTGGTGCTAGTGGTGTTGGTGGCAGTAACAATCAGGGCTGTCCTGTTTCGATCCAGTCTGACTGCCTTCATCTCCGAGCGTGTGGAGGTCGTGTCTCCTCTGAACTCATGGAAGAGAG TTGTGGAAGGAATGTCCCTTTTGGACCTTGATGTTTCCCCATACTCAGGAGATCTCTTCCATGAA ACACCGCTTATAATTTATCTCTTCCATTTCCTTGTTGACTACTCAGAAATAGTATTTATG TTAACAGACGCACTTACTGCAGTTGCACTTTATTTGGCAGTTCAAGAATATAACAAAGTGCTG TTTAAACAGCAGAAACTCTACTTGGAGCTCAACAAGTATGCCACAGGAGCTCACGAACTTCTCAGAATGCCAGCCGAAATGTACTATATTCCACTAAAAGTGGCACTTTT CTACTTGTTGAACCCGTACACCGTCCTATCCTGTGTGGCCAAATCTACCTGCGCCATCAATAATGCAATAATTGCTGTCTTTATTTTGGCTACAGTGAAAG GTAGCCCGCTCCTAAGTGCAGTGTTCCTGTCATTAGCCACCTACCAGTCTCTGTACCCCGTTACCTTGTTCCCTGCAGCTCTCTTATATCTGCTTCAG AGAGAGTTTATACCTGTGAAGATGTCAAGTTCTGGCTTCTGGATTCTGACATGCCAGTATTCCTCCCTCTACCTGGGCAGCTTGGCCATCTTGATTTGCCATTCCTTCTTCTTGTTGAACTCCTGGGATTTTGTACCTTCTGTTTATGGCTTTAT ACTTTCCGTTCCTGACTTGACCCCAAACATCGGCCTGTTCTGGTACTTCTTTGCAGAGATGTTCGCACACTTCAGCCTGTTCTTCGTCTGTGTCTTTCAGATTAATGTGTTCTTTTACACCGTGCCACTGACCATTAAGTTAAA AGACCATCCAGTATTCCTGATGTTCATACAGATTGCAATTATCTGCATCTTCAAATcctaccccactgtgggggatgtggCTCTCTACATGGCTCTTCTTCCAATGTGGTCTCATCTGTCAAGGT TTTTACGTAACATCTTCATCGTCTCCTGCATGCTGGTGGTGTGTTCACTTCTCTTCCCGGTCCTCTGGCACTTGTGGATATACGCTGGTAGTGCCAACTCAAATTTCTTCTACGCCATTACCCTCTCATTTAATGTGGCACAG ATTTTGCTTGTGTCCGATTATTTTTATGCCTTCCTACGGAGAGAATACCATCTTCACCATGGCTTGTATCTAACTAAGAAAGATGGAACTGAAGCAACGTTAATCCTGAACTAA